The genomic interval TGGGAATATTCATTCTGTGTATCGCCTCTTATCTGTATCCTGGTGCTTCAACATCAAACCTTGCAAAACGGTATTTGAATGCGGTTATTGCCAATGATGCGGAGCAGGCGGCGAGTTTAGCAAGCTCTTACTGTAAACCGCTAATACGCGATAAGGCTCGTGAAGACATCCCTAAATTCGGTGGGGCTACGGTCAGGGATATTTCAATCAAGATTAAAAGCGGGAATGGTAGCGATGAGGAAGTTGAATTTGCCTATATCTCCTTCCAGTACCGCAAAGGAAACCAAACTTCATGGCAGCTTGGGAAAATATCCATTTTGACGAACTTTCGTCCGGGTCTTCGACATCTCGAATGCGGAGGCTAATCGCTCGACGAAATCCTCCTCCTGAATCCCATCGCTTTATAATGAAGGCTGTCCTTCATCCCCGTCAGGCTCGTGACTACGACTCCCCTTCGTCCCGGTTCCCAATCAGTACCCGCCCAGCGTCCCGACTCCCTTGGTCGATTCGGTCAATTTGGTGGCAAATATGTGCCCGAAACGCTGATGCCTGCCCTGGCAGAGTTAGAAGCTGCGTTTTACCAGTACAAAGGTGATCCGGCTTTTCAGCAGGAGTTTCAAGGGCTTTTGAAAGATTATGTCGGGCGTCCCAGTCCACTTTATTTTGCTGAACGGCTGACCGCTCATCATGCCAGATCAGACGGTACGGGGCCGCAGATTTATCTGAAGCGCGAAGACCTGAACCATACGGGGGCACACAAGATCAACAATGCCCTGGCACAGGTATTGCTGGCAAAGCGGATGGGCAAACAACGGATTATTGCTGAAACGGGGGCGGGGCAGCATGGGGTGGCAACGGCGACCGTGTGTGCCCGGTTTGGGCTGAAGTGCGTCATTTACATGGGCGTTCACGACATGGAACGGCAGGCACTCAATGTCTTTCGGATGCGATTGATGGGTGCGGAGGTGCATCCTGTAGAAGCAGGCACAGGCACCCTCAAGGATGCCACATCCGAGGCAATTCGGGATTGGGTGACGAATGTGGAAACCACCCACTACATCCTGGGGTCTGTTGCTGGACCGCACCCCTATCCCATGCTGGTCAGAGATTTTCAGGCAGTGATTGGGCAGGAAACGCGGGTGCAGTGTCAGGAGAAGTGGGGCGGGTTGCCCGATATTTTGCTGGCGTGTGTGGGCGGCGGGTCAAACGCGATCGGTTTGTTCCATGAGTTTGTCAATGAACCCACTGTACGGTTAATTGGGGTAGAAGCTGCGGGCGAAGGAGCCGACACGGAAAAACATGCTGCCACCCTGACCCAGGGACGCGTCGGTGTGCTACACGGAGCCATGAGCTATCTGCTGCAAGATGAAGATGGGCAGGTGATCGAAGCCCATTCCATCAGTGCCGGGTTGGACTACCCCGGTGTTGGTCCAGAACACAGTTACCTGAAAGATTTGGGACGGGCAGAATATTACAGCATTACAGACAAAGATGCCTTAGCCGCTTTTCAACGCCTCTCCCAGTTAGAGGGAATTATTCCCGCCCTGGAAACAGCCCATGCGATCGCCTATTTAGCAACCCTCTGTCCCCAACTGGAAGGTAGCCCCCGGATCGTGATTAATTGTTCTGGACGGGGAGATAAGGACGTGCAAACAGTAGCGAAAGTGATTGATCTAAAGTAATTAATTTAAGGGGGTTTCTAGAAAAGGTTATCCCAGGGAACATGGAGCAAGGCGAGTGCTAAACGCTAAGGACTGAGTATTCGCCTTTTCATCGCGTCACTGTTTTCTGTTAGACATGCCCTTAGGGGCATTTTTGATCTCCTAGAAAGTGAAGTACAGGGAGTAGAGCGCTCTATTGGATTTCTGCACTAACAAATAGAAATACGAGTATTTGCTGCTCAGTCAAACTTAAACCGGACCCTATTCCCTTGGACCCAAATTTGTAATTTAGGGTACAGCAACTATTAAATTTTGCCGATACCTTGTAAGCCGTGACGATTTGTATACAGTATTCCACGTTCTTCAAGATGGCTAACGATTTTCATGCTTAGCGTCATCGGTAGAATCTATTGTTTCCATTAAATAAAAAGATTTTTAGAAGCTTTCTGAATGGCTGAAGTGCAACCACCTCGGTCGATTTCGGTTGGTCAACAGGGGCATTTTTCGTAATTTTTAAGAACTTCCCTAAACTTTTGGCTTTTCGGTTTCTACTTTCAGGTAGCTGCTAACCCAAACGCCACCTTAAACAAATCCATAGTTTTTAGGCCCGCTCAAAGGCTTGTTAGTGGGGATTGTTTAGAAGAGTTGTAACAACATGAATCGAGGAGAACCGATGACCCAATCCAGTGAAGAGTTAACGCTAGAGCAACCACCAGAGACAGTTGAATCCCAAATTCAGGCAGGAGAGCTGATCTATGGACTGGAAGATAAACCACCCGTTGTAGAATCTATTTTTGTGGCAATGCAGCATGTTCTAGCTGCTTTTGTGGGCATTATCACTCCGCCCTTAATTATTTGCGCCAGTCTCGGTTTGGACCCGTCAGATACCAGTTACATCATCAGCATGTCGCTGTTTGCGTCGGGCGTTTGCACGTTTATTCAGTGCAGAAAAATAGGTCCGATCGGGTCTGGATTATTGAGCTTACAGGGAACAAGTTTTGCCTTCCTCAGTCCAATTGTTGGCGTGGGGGCGGTTGCTCTGCAAAATGGGCAGACAGCCCAGCAGGCATTGGCTCTGATTTTTGGGGTTTGTTTTTTTGGTTCATTTATCGAAATAATTCTGAGCCGTTTTCTTCACTTGATGAGTAAGGTGATTACTCCTGTTGTGTCGGGAACAGTGGTCATGATCATTGGTCTGGGGCTAATTAAGACCGGCATCATTAGCATGGCAGGTGGAACTGCTGCCCTGGCAAAGAAGGATGGTAGCTTTGCAAGTGTTCAGAATCTTGCTTTGGGAGGAGCCGTTCTACTCATCGTGGTTGTGCTGACCTTATCACGCAATCGGTTCCTGAGGATGGGGGCGATCGCGATCGGGTTGTTTGTTGGTTACCTGGTTTCTATGTTCCTTGGCATCGTAGACTTCAGCGCATTAACCAAGCTACCTATTATCCGATTGCCAATTCCTTTTCGCTATGGGATGAGTTTTGACTTTGGTGCCTTTCTCCCATTTATTCTGCTCTATGTTCTGACTGCAATTGAAACAGTCGGTGATTTAACCGCAACTTCCGCAGTCTCAAAACAGCCCGTCAAAGGTGCTCTTTACATGCGTCGAATTAAAGGTGGGGTTTTGGGAGACGGTGTTAATTCGCTGATTGCTGCGGTCTTAAACACCTTTCCTAACACAACCTTTAGCCAAAACAATGGTGTAATCCAAATGACTGGGGTGGGTAGCCGCTATGTTGGTTACTACGTTGCAGGTATTTTTGCCCTCTTGGGATTGTTACCGATCGTGGGTGGCGTGTTTCAAGCCCTTCCCCAACCTGTCTTGGGCGGTGCAACTACTGTTATGTTTGGCTCCATTGCGGTTGCAGGGATGAATATTGTGTCATCAGTTAACCTCGATCGCCGCAGCATGATTATCGTAGCGGTTTCCCTTGCACTGGGCTTGGGGGTGGTCTACGTTCCTGAACTTTTTGCAGATAAGCCCGCCATGATCAAGAACCTCTTTTCTTCTGGAATCTCAACGGGCGGTTTGACTGCACTCTTACTAAGCTGGTTGTTACCCCAAAATTTTGGTTCTCCAGGCGCTTCAACAACCAAAGCTCCGGAGAGTTCAGAATTAGAGGCAGAAGTTTAATTATTGGTTGTCAGCTTTAAAACTATTGGATTGAAGTTCATGAACCTGGAAACATTTACTCTCTTCAATTTTTGGTCATCTCCCTTGCTGGCAACCACAGCCGAAGCAGAAAGTAGCTCCCTGATTTTGGCTGGAGTTTTACTCAGTTTGGCGGTAATTTATCTTGCCAGTAAAGCAGGGGGAGAACTCTGTGCCCGCATTAATCTACCGCCAGTATTGGGAGAATTAGTGTTTGGGGTAATGGTAGGCGTCTCTGTGTTGCACCTGTTAATGTTTGCAGAAGCAGGGGAAGATGGCAGCCATTCCCTGATTATGAACCTGTTGCAAGCTACATCACCCATGGGTTCGACAACCTTCTCTCATGTCTTTGAGGCTCAGAGTGAAGTCCTATCCGTCCTGGCGGAAATCGGCGTGGTTGTGCTGCTGTTTGAGATTGGCTTAGAGTCAGATTTGAAGGAATTGCTGAAGGTT from Kovacikia minuta CCNUW1 carries:
- the trpB gene encoding tryptophan synthase subunit beta, which encodes MTTTPLRPGSQSVPAQRPDSLGRFGQFGGKYVPETLMPALAELEAAFYQYKGDPAFQQEFQGLLKDYVGRPSPLYFAERLTAHHARSDGTGPQIYLKREDLNHTGAHKINNALAQVLLAKRMGKQRIIAETGAGQHGVATATVCARFGLKCVIYMGVHDMERQALNVFRMRLMGAEVHPVEAGTGTLKDATSEAIRDWVTNVETTHYILGSVAGPHPYPMLVRDFQAVIGQETRVQCQEKWGGLPDILLACVGGGSNAIGLFHEFVNEPTVRLIGVEAAGEGADTEKHAATLTQGRVGVLHGAMSYLLQDEDGQVIEAHSISAGLDYPGVGPEHSYLKDLGRAEYYSITDKDALAAFQRLSQLEGIIPALETAHAIAYLATLCPQLEGSPRIVINCSGRGDKDVQTVAKVIDLK
- a CDS encoding uracil-xanthine permease family protein, translating into MTQSSEELTLEQPPETVESQIQAGELIYGLEDKPPVVESIFVAMQHVLAAFVGIITPPLIICASLGLDPSDTSYIISMSLFASGVCTFIQCRKIGPIGSGLLSLQGTSFAFLSPIVGVGAVALQNGQTAQQALALIFGVCFFGSFIEIILSRFLHLMSKVITPVVSGTVVMIIGLGLIKTGIISMAGGTAALAKKDGSFASVQNLALGGAVLLIVVVLTLSRNRFLRMGAIAIGLFVGYLVSMFLGIVDFSALTKLPIIRLPIPFRYGMSFDFGAFLPFILLYVLTAIETVGDLTATSAVSKQPVKGALYMRRIKGGVLGDGVNSLIAAVLNTFPNTTFSQNNGVIQMTGVGSRYVGYYVAGIFALLGLLPIVGGVFQALPQPVLGGATTVMFGSIAVAGMNIVSSVNLDRRSMIIVAVSLALGLGVVYVPELFADKPAMIKNLFSSGISTGGLTALLLSWLLPQNFGSPGASTTKAPESSELEAEV